The sequence below is a genomic window from Daphnia pulicaria isolate SC F1-1A chromosome 6, SC_F0-13Bv2, whole genome shotgun sequence.
atttttattctagtttgattggaagaaaattggaaaaaataaaaaaaaaaaaaaaacagtggaAGCTGACCAACAATATGGCTATCTTTGAACGGAAACAATTATTCGGAAGGAAGAAATAACACCCCTAATTTTCTACAACACATCAGAGGTAAACTTATCAAATGAatacaaaatttagaaaacaagCATGAAACGCTCAAGACTTCCCATGTTCAACCAAtaatatcaataaaattacCAATTCCAGAAGTCTTCTGGAGTGACACTTGGGATAACACCAGCTTGATAAACTGCATGCAGCACCTGCAGCTCAACTTGACTCGATTACatctttcaccagctggctgcaacaaaaccatGTTGATGATACAACAGCCAAGAAGCTCAGACTTTGTCGTACGTGTTCACAATTTCTGCAATGGTTGAGCAAAGGGATCTCCTTCTCCAACCTGAAAATTAACCAATAAAACCTATTGCATTATTGCAGGAAAATTCATCAACAACATTACTTTACTAGCTCTGAAGTGTTTTTGTACGAGATGAGACGTGCAGCCGACAGCCGTATAGGTACAGCTAACAATGGCCGACATTGGACAGCAGTTTCCACCCATGTCGTCACATTATTTGGCCAAGTAATATTATACGCCAGATTGCCTGTAAATTCAGACAGAAACGTCtaagattaattaaatttaagaaatccaaACTATTATTACCATTTCATGGCTGAAAATTTAGATCGACACCGCAATTCCGTAATGAAATACACTTTCAGTCAGCGTCtcggaaacaaatggcaaatatTTCGTCCTCACGAAGACACTCGCGTCACCTGGTGGCTGGAGGACAATCCATTTTAGCCACCTACCGGCAGCCAAAAGATTCCCTTACGATTACCACGTTTGATTGTACGGAACGGATGGATTTTGGACTTCCCGAACTCTGTTTCCGAAGCTTAACATCACGACTAACGAGAAATGAATAATCGGATACACATCACATACAAATAAATCTGAATAGATGGGGGGTATAGGGGTcgatacaaaaaaattaaacttacaattttctgaagaaGAGATAAGAGAATAATTCTCCTGCCCGTGGCTGTATGTTTCCAACTAACTTTGGCATCAAATAGTCATTTTGAATCTAAAGGAAATTTTCCAATAAATATGCCATCATTAATGCAATAAACTTAAGTCAACTCAATTGCTACCTACTGCTTGAGTAAAAAATTCATCTAAAGACAACACATGTTGGTATGGCCCTGCATATTTTCATGTGACTTTGCAAAAGTTGCTGCAATTAATCTGAAGATTACTAGTGTTGGCACTTTAGTGATTTTCCATTTCGTTATCGTTACCGTTAAGTTAACGAGGAAAACTTTCGACAACCACGATTATTTCAGATTCTCCTACAGCCATTGTTATAAGGGAATCCTCTCTGATGGATGCGATAATTTATAAATGTCCATGAAGGAATCATTAAAATTGCACACAAATgaagtttaattattcaaagtACGGTTATTTGTTACCTCATAGGCTAACGTTCCCTCTAGTGCCAACACATTATAGAGCAATACACCCCAATCAAttagtaaaattaaaaaaccgtGTATTACACCTATGAACAAGGGAAATGagcagaagaaatatttcgcCTTAAAAACTCGGGTATGGATTATGTTTCGTTGATTCGTTTGTACGGTAAAACATAGACTTGATTTCTAACTACAAATCATTCGGAATAGGAAAAGGAAATACCTAGAAGAgatccaaaaaggaaaaatatttgtataatACAACTCCATACCAAAAATATTACTTCACATACCTTTCCGTTTACAGTAAAAGACAGCGacatatattttttgatgATTGATGAAATAATCTCGTCTTTTTGGGGGTGATGTTCAACCATTTTGATTACGTCATCAGCGGAAAGTCGTAAGACATCTATTCATAAAAGCCAAATTAGTAGTACAGCttttgaacaacaacaacaattaaaCATACCATTGGCTGGATTGGCGTCAGGTAGAACAATTTCATCAGAAACTGTTGTTGGTGTCTTTAAAGAATCAGAATTTGGTGCGGGTAACTTTTCCTCATCTCTACAGGGAGATATTTCCATGAGATCGTCAGTAACCTCGTCACAATCATCTGATGTCTCGGGACTAGCTAGCACACTACAACTGTTGATGTCGTTGCTGCTCAACGGGCATGAGAAAAGCATTTCTGGACTGTCAGCTAAATAACACGATAGACAAATGCCTGAATTTTTACTCTgctaaaactaaaataaatttaaaaaataattattacttATGATCTGTCCGTTAGGAGATGAATCAGGTGTTTTATTGGATTCCTCGCTTTTCAACTCATCAGACGATTTGATCAAATCGTCGGATCTTCCTTCGTCTGATGACAGAATGACCACTTCAGACTCAACTTTTTCCGCACTTGATGGGCTCGCATCGTTCAAGCTGGAGTTTTCTGGCTCAAGTGGTTGTGTTTCAATTCTCGTAGAACTTTTTCTGGCGAAATGGCTTTCTAAAAACTGTTTGATCGTTTCATGTTGAGGCAATTTGAAATCCAGTCCTTTGATGTCAGTCTCAGATAGGGCGCAGAAGTCTCCGATAGTGCGGACCCCAAGTTTTTCGAGAACGGCCAATATAGGACCTTTCGATGTAGGAGACGTCACTCGATCGACAATTAGCGCCAAAGAATCGATACAGTCAGTGGCCGCTGGATAAATAGCCGTTCGCTGTAGTTCTTCCGAATCCACAATTTCTTGAGTTTCTGATGAGTGGCTGTTCTTTTCTGTCAAAATCCTATGATGTGATAAAGGCAAAATATAGCGTCAAATTAATGTTTTCTTATAGATTTTATTAGAATAACGTACTGTGACACTTCGTTATCGGTTTGCGAGTTCGTTTCCTGAGTGACAATAATCGAATCAGAAGTATGCTCTTCTATGGACGAAGAAGCTTGTGGATCTGCAGTAATACTTCCACTGATGGCCGAAACAGTTTCATCGTCAGGAGATTTCTGGATAGATAATAACATTGAAAATCCATCCAAACAGGTCGATAAATTCATGTTCGATACGTACCTCTGAAGATTCGGAcacattttccaattttccgATCAATTCTTCTGTAGGTTGTTGATCGGACAGAGAATCATCATAGGTTCTAATCAACGAACGACGCGTGCGAATTcttgatagtttttttttaattggcgATATTTTGACGCTGTGTGAGACTTCCGGATCGGCAAAGCTAACacggcgggacttggacgcgCTAGATGCAGGTGAGCAACAATTCTCTGAAGCATCTTCAGACTCTTCTAGAAGTCCTCTCTTTTTCAAGATTCCAGTACTGGGACTAGCGTAGGGTGAGTAGGTGCGAGGAAGCCATGGAGCAGTTCTTGCCGGAGATCCTTCCGGAGTAACAACAACTTCCCCCAGAGAGGCGCTACTAACTGTGGACTCCACTGTTTCCTTCTGAGGAGATTCTCCTcttttggatttcttcttgGGAGGTTCGTTCTGTATTTTTCTTGAGAGCTCCAAAATATGAGCTCCACGTTTCCCGCTGCTAGGAGACGGCCCGACAATCTTTGGAACAATCACTTTTTTCGAACGTAAGCTGAAAGACTTAATCAAACTCTTCAATGGAACGACTGGTATTTTCTGTTGAACTGTTTCAGGGTGCACAGAATCAACTGAAGATTCAACGTTGTTGTTTTCCAATAAAGGATTATCATTCGATGATTTCCTAAAATTaacagataaaataaaatattttagtttCAAATCACAAGTTAATAaacgaaataaatcaataCAGTTGCTCAGACGTTAAAGGTGATGCTTCCACGATATTTGTTTCTTCGGCCACTTGAATGGCAGACGGTGTTGTTTCAGAAATTACGTCAACAGCAGGAACTTTCTCATCGTCCGTCTTCGACGTGCAAGTTAGATCAATATTTTCAATAGACGTCGAATTTTCCTTGGAGGCTTCAATATAATCAGTAGATGGAATTGATGTCTCACTTGTAACCTCTTTTGGCATTTCAGGCACATTGGGATCAACCACCATACTTTCATCGCTGTCCTCCCAATCGTTAACAAGGTCGTCGCTAACAGATTTTTCGCTTTTAGGTACAGGTTTCACTTCGGCGCTAGGTTCCATCACTTGGGGAGTTGCAACTTCCTCTATGTCACAATCACTAGCTGGAATCGGACCAGCTTTCGGCCCGTCAGGCACAATGGAAGATGTAACCGGGGAATCCTCCTGCATGTCAACCTCAGTGGGAGGAGGTTCGAGAGGCGGAGGAGAATCCTCTTGCTTGTCAACTCCAGTAGGAGAGGGTTCGAGGGGCGGAGTAGAATCCTCTTGCTTGTCAACCGCAGTAGGAGAAGGTTCCAGAGGCGGAGTTTTACGAGGTGAGCTGGAACACGAGGTGGAAGTTCGAGTCGGTTGAGTATCGGCCAATCCATTTTCTTTGTCATGACTTTCATCAATTCGTGGCTCCAAAGTGGTTGCAATTACgcaattatcttcttctttctcaacaGCAACAGGCTTTTTATATCCCCTTTTCCTTGAAGCTGGTCCCGGACGTTGAAATACTTCCATACATCTATTTGGAAAAGAATAACGGAATAAGATgtttgaacaaaatattattatgattgTTTTTACTCTTCTGTTGATGAAGGAGATTGGGACGAAGTGGCTGAAGAAGGCAAGGATCGACGAAGTGATCGGCGGGATGGCAATTTATCCACTTGAACGCTGACTTTGCTTCTTAACTTCAAATCTACCTGTAACATTTCACTGAGGGTAGCAGGATCATCTGTTTTTGCAGGACCTTGAACAGAAAAATGGTTTAGAGGAGGAGAGGGGCAcgcgtaaataaaaaaataataatcataccaACAATTTGGTTTCCATTACCGGGCAATTCGTTCAAAACTTCTGTTTGTTGCAAAACCACCGGAGGTTCAAGAAgtgcgtcttcttctttcagaaCAGATAAACTGGAAGCAGCTGCAGAAACTGAGAATTCACTTACGGATTGAGTATCCATTGAATCTGTGGTTTGACTACTCTGGGACAAGTCGTTATACATGGCGGGTACACCACATGTTGATCGTCTCTTGGATCGCATCACCTCTTTCTGGTGCTCCGTCAGCACACgctttttctgaaaaaaaaaaaaaaaaattcaattttaaaagatgaaAACACTGAAATGAAACACTGAAGTAAATACCTTTTCGGGTGTTTGAATGACAACAAAATCGTCGAGGGCTTTGGGCTTTTGCTTGTTTCTCGGGAGAAGGTTACGTTGAACCAGAGTTGAAAACAATTTGCAAATATTATTATGTTTGCGCAACTTCAGAACATTTGGTGTCTTAAAAGCGGTGGCTGCAGGACCGAATATTCCATATAGAATGTCCGACacttcttttgaaagagtgTTTCCTTGAAGACACGATTTCACTTGTGTCAGTAATAAATCGGGGTTCCCCTCTACTTTTAGCTCCTCGATTACCGTAGACAGAAAATTCACGAACAAATCCGtacatttcttcttattctataaataaaaaattggaaattatATAGATGAATAGAATAATAAGGGCTTAAACATAATCATTGTTTTACCTCTGCAATGTCAGCGAGTTTAATCCAAGATGCTGTCCAGCGTTTGATCCAcgaagaaatttcttttgaatgcGAAGATAACTCTGAGCGAAGAGCTGATAGCACAGAATGGATTGTGGATTCCTCGACATCAACTTCGTCCAATCCTCGAGGATTCAGTACTTTTTCTAAGACTGAAGAATCTTTTTTCGCCCATGTTGATAAGAGCGTAGACCACGGGAGGAAGACGCCCTCGTCTGACTCGATACGAGACCAGGTAAGAGGTAGTAGAAGTGATTGCAAGTGGGCATTAGGCAAATGAATGACGTGGCTCTTAGCAATCAGAGCACTCGCAAATTTACTCCACAGTTCAACGGCTGATGCATTGAATTCTTGGTCTTTGGAGTGGCTTAAGTTTTGCAGTGTGTCAGTAATCTTCGCTGTAAATTTCGCTACATTCCAAATAATTGCGGCTTCGAAGAACTTGGAGAGGAAACGGACGAGTGGGTGTGCAGGAAGGGGCTCATTTTCAACAAACCATTGCAAGAGACAAGTCATATTTTCCGTGACCAGCTCCGTTACAAGAGAAAAGCTGAAGGCTGCGGTGAGCACGTCAAAGACGACTTCCATCAGTGCTGGTTTAGACGTAATGATTTTCATGAGGTCGTGAATAAACACCTTTAGTGGTTCTGTTAGATTAGAAGAGCAGCATCGTTCGATGAAGGATCGCATGACAAGCTCGTAAACTCCGTTAGTGTTTTCCGATGTTGGTTTTAAATTAAGGGTCAGCAGAGAAAATCGACGGAAGTTGTCGACGTTCAAACGGAAATCTTCAGGACTAAGGTAGGGATAAGAGCGAGACAGCTCAACAGTATCCGTcggtttcattttgaattccgTTTCAAGTGAGAGAATTCCAGCTAAAACGGTTGTTGCCAAGGGCAAGATGTTGGAGAAAACGAGAGCCGTTCCTttagtttgttgtttttcatccTGAGCGCCAAAGCAGAAAGTGAGAAGAGGCAATGTCACTTCTTGAAAACGATGAGTTGCGTCGGGTCCAAGTCTGTTGAGCAAATACCACCATAGCtcaattttggtttttgagAAATCTACCGTGCGTGTGTCTGTTGATTTGAGTGGCACTAGCACCAGTTTTATTCTCTTGGAGTTGTTCAATACGACAGCATTCAATGCGAAACAATCAATGATGTACTTCCAATATTCCAAGGCACACTGGCGATAGACCGGATTCTTGCATTTTAAGGCACTCTCTTCCATTTTCAGCAACTCATTAAGCAAAGAAACAGATTCGTGGAGTTCGGTTCCGAAAGCTTGAATGAGGAAACTCCAGATTTTCAAGCTGTCAACAGATTCACCAAGGACTAGTTGCGACAATACACCATAGTACTTACTCCTAAGGAGAACTTGAAATGAAGTATCAAGTAGTCTTTGTTTGGCTATATTGGCTGTAAATGGCTCAAGACAGCCAAGAGAAAGCTCACGAATTCGATCGGCTTCGTTGAATAGCCACGGAATCACAAAAGTCAGAACCATCGGTAAATTCTTTGCGAAATATTCTTTGTTTCTCACTCCCATATTCCGTAAGGCGTTCAAAGATTCGCAAACTGTGCTCAGTGACAGAACAGGAGGATTTTCTTGCAAGAACAAACCGGATGCCTTGAGCATTTTTGTTAAATGTGATTCTGGAAGCTGGGTGTCAAATTGAATGTTGGCAAGGCTCCACATAAGCTTTCTTGATAGGTTTTTTTCAGAAACTTTGCCAAGCTTTTCAGTTAGTACTTCAACAACCAACAATTGTTTGTCTAAAGGGAATTTCACCACTTGCAGCAAGCCTCCCAAAAAACTAAGTGCAGCCAGCACTAAATTATCATTCCCAGTAGAGATATCTTGAAGAGTCACTGGTATCGCAACAGAATGCAGACTATCATTGCATGACTCATCTTTGAATAGAGAACTTTTAGCACCTAACCtataataacaagaaaaaatataagaatatTTCAACTGTACAACCCATGGCATCATGAATAGTCAATCAAGCTAACAAGTACAAATAAAGCACATGTTAAACAGTGAGTGATGTAATGTTAATACTTACTGAGTCAATGTTTCATAAATCATCAAATGGGACTTGggattcttttcattctttagATCTGAAATATTCTTCAAAAGTGAAGCCATGACAGCCTTGGTCGGGGACTTTATTACAGACATCTAAGTAATAGAAACATGTTCAAAATTTCTCTAgaacaaaatgtaaaaagtCTATGTAAATATACCTTTAGTGCCCAACAACATTGAATGATCaaagagttgaaaaaaaaatgtctttctaCGAACGACTTTTGCTGGTTTTGAGGAGTCTTCGTACTTTTGTAATCTTGGTACTTCAAAAGGAATACTTTTTACTTTGTCGATTTAACAATACCGCATGAATATTAAAATGGGTTGTCACATTCGAATAGATAAGAATTACTGCTGAATAGCGAATGCCAGCTTACTGCACGAGAAGTTAAGGGTTTCTTCGTTCGTGAAGGCGGGAACATCATAACAAGACATTAGACGTTGCCAGTGTCTTCCTATTAGATCTTTTGGTTATTTAGCTCTGATTTAGTTCGAAAATTCATCATAATTATcttacataaaaataaaaaattacattagacaaagaaattttgattttccatgATTTCTTTTATAAAAGTAAGATAAAAAGGGCAATGAAATgaactaataaaaaattaaaaaccagGAACGAAAATcacgactactagatggcagtcAAGATAAATCTCTGTGAAATGAAGCTTTTCCCcttattaatttaatatttgttttaaataaattcagTACGAATTAAAATCAACGTTTATTCAACGTATTAGTTAATTATTCACAAACAGTAAATTCAGTCAAAGTTGTGGGTTTTGAAGTCCACGTCGACAGCATTTTTGCGCGCGTTTTTTCCCACATTTCAAAATAGTCAGAACACAATCGCTTTGCTTTATTGTATGTCATACACTGAATATCAGAATGCTGCTCTTTTAAATGAATTGGCAAATAATCAGTTGGGAAGCAGTTGAGCAGACTGACAAATTTCTGGAATAAATTCTTCTTGCAGATTTCTAATCGACATGACGGTTTGTTCTGGTTCTTCTTTGTAATTCCTTGTTTCCTTCCTTCCACTGCAACTTCTAGTTGTTTCATAGGACAAGCACACCAACTTATACTGGATGGACAAGGGTGCATCTGGTCgtcttcatcattttctactttgccaaatttgaattcaatctGAGATTGACTAATGTCTGGTTTTTGCTGCATGAATACAGCATTTCCCATTTGATTGTCTGAATGTTCAAATCTAGTGATTAAGGCACGTTCCATGACGGATTGGCTATAGGGGCATTTCCCTATAATAACGTGAGAGACATAAATAGGTTTAGAAAGGAAATTCATTAACAGAGATCCTTGAACACCCAAAATATTCCACTTGGCGAGTTTATCACTACAGGACATTGACAATGTACGGTCCCCTCTTCCCGGTTTTATTCTTAAAACACCAGCTACATGGTGATTAACACCAGGTTGCTTTAAATCCTAGGAAATATTTAAGGAATAGAtattgaaattaaagaaagaacaTTTTGAGTTTTTGAAGTTTTTGTTACCTGGGGTCCACCTTCTACACACTTTGCTCCTGTTCTATGAATATCTGGAATATCAAACCTTGGCATTTTTGAGGGTGGTTCTTCGTCAAAACTTGTTACCTTACCCTCAGATGGTTTTAATATTTCCTCTGTGGTATTAGACATAATTTTGCTATTTTCCTTTACAATTATAGATGCATCACCACATGGTGTATGActggagaagaaaataaatgaaactcCTTCTCTCTGCAAAAGCTTTTTTGAAATGGGGTCCACAATGAATAGGTCACTTTCTTTGCCAGAAACAGCTTTTTCCATTTGATGGTACATGTATCGGAGAAAACCTCTTCTAGCAACAACTTCAGCATGACTATCATTCAATATATCACCATCTTTTGACAGCTTATTCTGTCCAACACACTTAGAACCTGTACCCATGGAAACAACTTCAAGGgaactttttgtttcatcattTTGTCTAGTCTGTTGAACAAATGCAGCTACTACAGtccattcttttccttctataGGTTTGCCTTTTTTGGGGAGATTGTCAAAATGGTTATAACATAGTTGAGCAACTTGATTCGCCAGAAGTTTTCTATCATAGATTGAGTCCATTGTTctgaaagataaaagaaaataaagcttattttattaaaattaataaatcaaaactaaaaaacgaaTTACATGTAAAtgtacaaacaaaaacaaagaacaagTCGTTCAAACCGgaacaaaacaactttttttttttcaaatgagatTGGACGTTTTCGTCTGCAAACGTTTACGGAGGCAACTAATAAACTAGACCAGTAGATGGCAGATATTGGCGAAGATTTTATTAAAACCTGTTTTGAACAGCGTTGCGAAATTCAACTACTGCAATGGAACATGTCAAAATGTAAATTcgtgaagcaaaaaaaaacaaagttacAGGCAGCTTTGACTCACACAGACAATAAGCATGCATTCAATTCAATCATGGATGAATTGTTCTTCTGAAAGGATTATGGAAAAAGCGTATTttgatagtaaaaaaaagtagtaaAGATCAGATTATTGCTGTAACAGAATAACCGCGGATTCCTTCGCGGTATTGTGAAATACTATAGTCAATAACACCAGtagttcatttcttttgtgaTTTATTCTTAAATAATGGAAATTCAACCGAAAttccataataaaattttaataaaaatccgtagcaaaaaaatggaattggaaaaaataactttAGGCCACAGGCCAGTTTcaactaaaataataataaaaaaatataatcaatCCAAGAAACTGTGCAATCTCTTTGGATGACACAGTAATTTACAGTTGGCCGACGTAGACAACATCACCTATACGGATCCTTCCGGCTTGTTCCAGAGCTAAACTGATTCCCATGAGAGGAGACTCGCCCATGGCTTTACGCAACACCGGATCCTCTGCAAGACGGTATCTATACACGAAGacatagaagaaaaaacaagagagcGAAACGAcaaaggggagaaaagaataaaagataaaattttGCAGACAAACAACACGCATCGACGTGGATCGAAAATGAGTGCGTGTACATACTTTCGAAGAGTTCGTAAAGGTTCCTGGTTAGGGTCTTTTATTCCAGTCGCTGGATCAATTGTAGGTAATATACATCTacataaataagaaatgaaatgataaGATCCATTGTTGAGGGCTAGGAAGATAGTATTTACCGCTCGGTTCCCTTGACGTAGCGGAAGACAGCTTCGCCGATACGGACAAATCTCCAATCGTCTTCCTCGTAGGGACGCTGACATCCACTGACGGTAATGGTTGGACGAAAATTTAAAGTCGAAATTTCTAATCCATCCACTCGAGAATTCAAATCATTGGCCGACTCCACCGATAGCAAGTGAAACGGGGTAGCGTTAGAGAACAATCCCTACGTATTTACCCAAATAAATCAATGCAACCAATTCACGCCTTATTAGTGTGATTTCTATAAAATTGAATAGTGTAATTAATTACCGCGTCAGTCGGCTTCAACCAGTTTTGGCCCGGCTTGGATTTCAACACGCGAGGAGATACTTTAGGATAGGACAAGTGGGCCAGTCTAGCACCAGAATCTTTTTGGAAAATATATTGTGAAAGCCACTGAGCTACTTGATCACCACAATCAAAAGCAGCTACTTCCTCTCCAAAAATTCTGTAATATCAAGTTCTTTttagattaaaaaaatattttgacctTTCCATTATTACACAAAAGAATACATACCTCACTTTGACTTGTTTCTCTGTTTCAGATTGAGATGGAATTGGAAAAGTAATTGACTCACAGTTGGGTGCTGTAAATTCTACTTTGTTGCCAGAAACAGATATTTTGATTAGAACCATTTTAGGGTGAATTCgaccaaacaaaaagttgttgtTCTCATTGTATGCCATAAAAGACCTGAAATTAAGCCACAATGCAGttaaaattacattaaaaatATGCAAATGTTAGCAAAATTTTGGATGACAAACCTGTCTTGAAGTTCTCCATTGACAAGGCCAATTTTTTGTGCATATGCCTCTTCTACAGGAATGCCATGACCTGATTTAAGGGGGAAAATGTGCAGTTGACTCACTACGCCGCACGCTTTCCAACCCTTAACCAATTGCCTGAAATTTTTCTCCTCTTTGGACTTCCTGTAGAGTTTGTAAACAACGGCCCCTAAGAAGGCTGCTCCAATTCCGATAGCTAAAACTACTTTTATTTGATCCATATCCTTTTCGACAATAGAATGGAAGAAACTAGAGCAAAACGACCTGAAGTGACGCTGAAACTCTAAAACGCGACAGCGACAATAACAAACTACGTTTTACAAACGTAAACATTGTTCGAAACACATCAGTTGCAATTGTTGTGACACAACAGTGCCAATTTTTTACttacaaatatttttacgcaattatgtgttttctttatttctttccttaaattaaaaatcaatttttttgtaattaaagGTGTACAATATAATTGAAATAAAGTTAATTTTACCGTTTATCATTTCCAACTTGGGCTTCATCCATTAGGTGAAAGGGAGCTTTGAGAGATACTCGACGCTGGTGATGGTCCGCTGGCGGCGGTAACAATAGCAAGTCAattggctaaagaagaaaaggtgcGACTCAAATTACTTGATGTGTCAACTGccaaaatcacaaaaaaaagagaagacagGACATAGAAGGACAAATCTACGCCAGCTATTTCTCTTGTCTTTACCTCGTTTACTGCAAAGCTAGAAACGGAACATGTGCACAGATATGGAAAGCGAATTAGAATTCAGATCAGCCTCCGAATTTGATCAGTAACCATAAGGTCGAATACCGTAGGTTACACGAGCAGACGGAGGGCGGAAGCGAAACtaaaattattatcattacAATTTACATTAAAAGAAAGGTTGCGTTACCACGACGGCCGAAAGCGAGCTTTTTCCTCGATCTCAAAGATGATGTGTTGCCGGAAGACATAGAACCAACAGCTGAAATCTCGCCTTTTTATCGCCGAGTCTGCAGTTTTCTGAATACAAGGAGTAAAAAGAATGTAACTACATCGTAAGGATAAACGTACAATTTCTTTTAACCTGATTTGGGGTAGGAAAGATAGGAGCTTTCGAGTCACTGTATACGTATAGAACTTGGCAAATCCGTCTGAGATGGTGACATTTCACTAAATAAACGGAAATATTTAGAATATCTACGTTTAACTTGTGGATTCCAATTTCTACCTGTTTGCGTAGCGTAGCAAGAGTAGAATTAAAACTTTTgcccttttgtttcttcagaTTTCTCTTCATCTGCCTAAGAAAGTCGAAAGACTTGGTCTTGAGATACAGCAGAGCAAACTGTGTGGTGATTGGATGTAGGAGTCGGAGTTCATGATTTCTTTTCACGATCCTTCGATCGTTCTTTGTCTctgtttcgtttattttccGTGTATTTTACGTGTTCACGTAAGGTCAAATCCGCCACATTCAAGTAGCATAGCCTAAAAACGCCAAATGTAGTAAGAAGGAATTTGTCGGcaactaaaattgaaaattgcggTCAACAGACAAGACCATTAGTTCTTagctaaaaaaactaaaaatattaataaaacataaacAGTAAATGAACCAGATAGTGCTATACACTAGAAGTactttttttctacatttaTGAACTCTaatgtaatacattttttgcTCTTA
It includes:
- the LOC124342716 gene encoding tRNA-specific adenosine deaminase 1-like, with translation MDSIYDRKLLANQVAQLCYNHFDNLPKKGKPIEGKEWTVVAAFVQQTRQNDETKSSLEVVSMGTGSKCVGQNKLSKDGDILNDSHAEVVARRGFLRYMYHQMEKAVSGKESDLFIVDPISKKLLQREGVSFIFFSSHTPCGDASIIVKENSKIMSNTTEEILKPSEGKVTSFDEEPPSKMPRFDIPDIHRTGAKCVEGGPQDLKQPGVNHHVAGVLRIKPGRGDRTLSMSCSDKLAKWNILGVQGSLLMNFLSKPIYVSHVIIGKCPYSQSVMERALITRFEHSDNQMGNAVFMQQKPDISQSQIEFKFGKVENDEDDQMHPCPSSISWCACPMKQLEVAVEGRKQGITKKNQNKPSCRLEICKKNLFQKFVSLLNCFPTDYLPIHLKEQHSDIQCMTYNKAKRLCSDYFEMWEKTRAKMLSTWTSKPTTLTEFTVCE
- the LOC124342768 gene encoding mitochondrial amidoxime-reducing component 1-like, whose protein sequence is MDQIKVVLAIGIGAAFLGAVVYKLYRKSKEEKNFRQLVKGWKACGVVSQLHIFPLKSGHGIPVEEAYAQKIGLVNGELQDRSFMAYNENNNFLFGRIHPKMVLIKISVSGNKVEFTAPNCESITFPIPSQSETEKQVKVRIFGEEVAAFDCGDQVAQWLSQYIFQKDSGARLAHLSYPKVSPRVLKSKPGQNWLKPTDAGLFSNATPFHLLSVESANDLNSRVDGLEISTLNFRPTITVSGCQRPYEEDDWRFVRIGEAVFRYVKGTERCILPTIDPATGIKDPNQEPLRTLRKYRLAEDPVLRKAMGESPLMGISLALEQAGRIRIGDVVYVGQL